The following are from one region of the Treponema denticola genome:
- a CDS encoding NAD(P)/FAD-dependent oxidoreductase — protein sequence MYDIIIIGAGVVGACIARELSKYELKIAVLEKELEFGCGTSKANSGIIHGGYDAEEGSLKAKLNVRGNFLVRSLKEKLDLRFKQLGSLVIAFNEEEKQELSTLYERGLKNGVEGLKIWDRERLLKEEPNLSKEALGALYCGTAGVICPFDMTAAFMENAVINGVDFLPENEVTAIEKENEAYTIKTKSSKTEQNVFKTKLVINAAGLYSDKIAKMAGDEDFKILPRRGEYRLFDKSYTNLVNHICFQAPSKMGKGILVLPSYHGNFLVGPSAENIDDAEDTSVSAQGLAQVEEKALKTVPSLNFKNTIRIFAGVRARPDTGDFMIYASKNSKGIIHAGGIESPGLSSAPAIGEYVAELIKKEADDLKIPFNKKKNFNENRRAIGHLAELSAEEQDSLIKENPLYGHVICRCETVTEAEIVEAIHRPAGARTVDGIKRRVRPGSGRCQGGFCEPHVLQILSRELKIPIEKIQKDRRNSPIVYGKLKGGAE from the coding sequence ATGTACGACATAATAATAATCGGAGCAGGAGTCGTAGGAGCCTGCATTGCACGGGAACTTTCCAAGTACGAATTAAAAATCGCCGTCCTCGAAAAAGAATTGGAATTCGGCTGCGGCACAAGCAAGGCTAATAGCGGAATTATCCACGGGGGCTATGATGCAGAAGAAGGCTCTTTAAAGGCAAAGCTAAATGTAAGAGGTAATTTTTTAGTGCGCAGCTTAAAAGAAAAATTGGATCTGCGCTTTAAACAATTAGGCTCTCTGGTTATAGCCTTCAACGAAGAAGAGAAACAAGAACTTTCCACCCTCTACGAAAGGGGTTTAAAAAACGGAGTTGAAGGCTTGAAAATCTGGGACAGGGAAAGGCTTTTAAAGGAAGAACCCAATCTTTCAAAAGAAGCCTTGGGAGCCCTCTACTGCGGAACAGCAGGGGTAATCTGCCCCTTCGATATGACGGCAGCCTTTATGGAAAATGCCGTAATAAACGGAGTTGACTTTCTTCCCGAAAACGAGGTTACCGCAATTGAAAAAGAAAACGAGGCCTATACAATTAAAACCAAATCAAGCAAAACGGAACAAAATGTTTTTAAAACCAAGCTGGTAATAAATGCTGCGGGACTTTATTCCGATAAGATTGCAAAGATGGCAGGAGATGAAGATTTTAAAATTCTTCCCCGCCGCGGGGAATACCGCCTCTTCGATAAAAGCTATACCAATCTTGTAAATCACATCTGTTTTCAGGCCCCCTCAAAGATGGGAAAGGGCATCTTAGTTCTCCCCTCCTATCACGGGAATTTTTTGGTTGGTCCATCCGCCGAAAATATAGACGATGCCGAAGACACCTCCGTTTCAGCCCAAGGTTTAGCTCAGGTAGAAGAAAAGGCTCTAAAAACCGTACCCTCCCTCAATTTTAAAAACACCATCCGTATTTTTGCAGGGGTCAGAGCAAGGCCCGATACGGGAGATTTTATGATATATGCTTCAAAAAATTCCAAGGGAATTATACACGCAGGCGGAATCGAATCGCCTGGGTTGAGCTCGGCTCCCGCCATCGGAGAATATGTTGCAGAGCTCATAAAAAAAGAAGCCGATGACTTAAAAATTCCCTTCAATAAAAAGAAAAACTTTAACGAAAATCGAAGAGCAATCGGGCATTTGGCCGAGCTTAGTGCAGAAGAACAGGATTCTCTTATAAAAGAAAATCCGCTCTACGGCCATGTTATCTGCCGCTGCGAAACCGTAACCGAGGCCGAAATCGTCGAGGCCATTCACCGCCCTGCGGGAGCCCGCACGGTTGACGGCATAAAAAGGCGGGTACGCCCAGGTTCGGGAAGATGTCAGGGGGGATTTTGCGAGCCCCACGTGCTCCAAATCCTTTCAAGAGAATTAAAAATTCCTATCGAAAAAATTCAAAAGGACAGAAGAAATTCTCCGATTGTTTACGGAAAACTAAAGGGCGGTGCGGAATGA
- a CDS encoding NAD(P)/FAD-dependent oxidoreductase, which yields MININDKKDCSNCKNEYEVAVIGGGPAGLAAALEAKKNGASSVLIIERDFELGGILNQCIHAGFGLHEFKEELTGPEYAERFINMVKKENIDILLNTMVIDLTKEREITIIGAQGLKKIKTGAVVLAMGCRERTAGAIALKGYRPSGVFNAGMAQRLMNIEGLSVGKEVVIYGSGDIGLIMARRMTLEGAKVKAVVEIMPYSSGLNRNIAQCLEDYGIPLFLSHNISCVHGKDRVTGVTIAQIDSSFKEIPGTEKELSCDTVLLSVGLIPENELTQKAGIALNPITNGAFVDNGMETETSGIFACGNVLHVHDIVDFVTKESRTAGKNAALFAQKNKKGEAAENKFGTNTSGSAFIKTTAKKGIRYIVPNKINTGNIDGASLFMRVDSVYKNARLIIKSGEQILAQKKTSQMVPSEMINIPLNFITLKGLTQDITAEVILDE from the coding sequence ATGATAAATATAAACGATAAAAAAGATTGCAGCAATTGCAAGAACGAATACGAGGTCGCCGTTATAGGCGGAGGCCCTGCAGGTTTGGCGGCAGCCCTCGAAGCCAAAAAAAACGGAGCATCTTCCGTTCTCATAATAGAAAGAGATTTTGAACTCGGCGGAATCTTAAATCAATGTATCCATGCAGGCTTCGGCCTTCACGAATTTAAAGAAGAATTAACCGGTCCCGAATATGCAGAACGCTTTATAAACATGGTAAAAAAAGAGAACATAGATATCCTCCTCAATACAATGGTAATAGACTTAACAAAGGAAAGAGAAATTACCATCATCGGTGCACAAGGATTAAAAAAAATAAAAACAGGGGCTGTCGTACTTGCTATGGGCTGCCGAGAGCGCACGGCAGGAGCTATCGCACTAAAAGGTTACCGCCCATCCGGCGTTTTTAATGCAGGCATGGCCCAACGCCTTATGAACATCGAAGGTCTTTCTGTCGGAAAAGAAGTAGTAATCTACGGCTCAGGGGACATCGGTTTAATTATGGCCCGCCGCATGACATTAGAAGGAGCCAAGGTAAAGGCGGTTGTCGAAATCATGCCCTACTCAAGCGGCCTAAACCGGAACATAGCCCAATGCCTTGAAGACTACGGTATTCCGCTTTTTTTAAGCCACAACATATCCTGCGTCCACGGAAAGGACAGGGTTACGGGAGTTACAATAGCCCAAATAGATTCTTCCTTTAAGGAAATCCCCGGAACCGAAAAAGAACTTTCCTGCGATACGGTGCTCCTTTCCGTGGGTCTAATCCCCGAAAACGAGCTTACCCAAAAGGCAGGCATTGCTCTCAATCCGATAACGAACGGAGCCTTTGTCGACAACGGAATGGAAACCGAAACAAGCGGAATCTTTGCCTGCGGAAATGTTCTCCATGTTCATGACATCGTAGACTTTGTTACAAAAGAAAGCAGAACTGCCGGAAAAAACGCAGCCCTCTTTGCCCAAAAAAATAAAAAGGGTGAAGCCGCGGAAAATAAATTCGGCACAAACACCTCCGGTTCCGCTTTTATTAAAACAACGGCTAAAAAAGGAATCCGCTACATTGTTCCGAATAAAATAAATACGGGAAACATCGACGGAGCATCCCTCTTTATGAGAGTTGACTCGGTTTATAAAAATGCCCGCCTGATAATCAAATCGGGGGAACAAATTCTTGCACAAAAGAAAACAAGTCAGATGGTTCCGTCCGAGATGATAAACATTCCCCTAAACTTTATTACCTTAAAGGGCTTAACCCAAGACATAACTGCGGAGGTAATTTTAGATGAGTAG
- a CDS encoding DUF1667 domain-containing protein produces MSRELIKEKFTCVSCPRGCKLSVFKEESGEITVTGNLCKGGELYAMQEIKDPRRNISSTVIIEGGVLSSLPVKTSSPIPKALIFDVMNEINIVKTQAPKKMGDVIIENVLNTGIDIVASRSVRVKNGKTD; encoded by the coding sequence ATGAGTAGAGAATTGATAAAAGAAAAATTTACATGCGTGTCCTGTCCTCGGGGCTGTAAACTTTCGGTATTTAAAGAAGAGTCGGGAGAAATTACCGTTACAGGAAATTTATGCAAGGGCGGCGAACTTTACGCGATGCAGGAAATTAAGGACCCTAGAAGAAACATCAGCTCGACCGTAATAATCGAGGGAGGAGTTCTTTCCTCCCTTCCCGTAAAAACTTCAAGCCCAATTCCTAAGGCCTTAATCTTCGATGTAATGAACGAAATAAACATCGTTAAAACTCAAGCTCCTAAAAAGATGGGCGATGTGATAATTGAAAATGTGCTGAACACAGGAATAGATATAGTCGCAAGCCGTTCAGTAAGGGTTAAAAATGGAAAGACCGATTAA
- a CDS encoding ATP-binding cassette domain-containing protein encodes MERPIKIHEGTFYYSKHKVFQNLNIEIPAQKISCILGESGAGKSTLLKIISGNLELKSGRIENRPARGSYAMAYQDMRLIPHLTAIENIEYVLDSKPSSKTENKKKALFYLEALGLSGFENFLPAELSGGMQRRAGLARALSYPAPLLLLDEAFDSLDEKNKYKVADLFLSIVKEEKRTAVCVTHDAPFAKKIADKIIEI; translated from the coding sequence ATGGAAAGACCGATTAAAATACATGAGGGAACTTTTTATTACTCAAAGCATAAGGTTTTTCAAAACCTCAATATTGAAATTCCTGCACAAAAAATTTCCTGTATTTTAGGCGAATCGGGGGCCGGAAAAAGCACCCTCTTAAAAATTATTTCAGGGAATCTTGAATTAAAATCGGGAAGAATAGAAAACCGGCCGGCTCGCGGAAGCTATGCAATGGCCTATCAGGATATGAGGCTTATTCCTCATCTAACTGCCATAGAAAATATAGAATATGTTTTGGATTCAAAACCTTCTTCAAAAACAGAAAATAAAAAAAAGGCTCTTTTCTATTTAGAAGCTTTAGGCCTTTCCGGCTTTGAAAACTTTTTACCCGCCGAGCTTTCAGGAGGAATGCAAAGGCGGGCAGGGCTTGCCAGAGCACTAAGCTATCCCGCTCCGCTTCTTCTTCTCGATGAGGCCTTTGATTCCCTCGACGAAAAAAATAAGTACAAGGTTGCCGATCTTTTTTTATCGATTGTCAAAGAAGAAAAGCGCACCGCAGTCTGCGTAACCCACGATGCGCCCTTTGCAAAAAAAATCGCCGATAAGATAATTGAGATATAA
- a CDS encoding response regulator transcription factor, with protein MSKETVKILSVEDSEDIAFGIKEYLSKRNFELTLAGSIAQAKKRLNKDFDLIILDINLPDGDGRNFLKYIKTETDTPVIFLTVKNDEKNIVEGLDLGAEDYITKPFKLSILHSRINAVLRRTRHSSNEIIVLGKYKLDKNQKRLFKNEKEIELSLQEFNLMLLFMENANQTLTRPRLLELIWDSKDNFVNDNTLTATVRRLRQKLDEPLLKTIHGIGYRFEL; from the coding sequence ATGTCAAAAGAAACTGTAAAAATATTATCGGTAGAGGACAGCGAGGATATAGCCTTCGGTATAAAAGAGTATTTATCCAAAAGAAATTTTGAGCTTACTCTTGCGGGCAGTATTGCCCAAGCAAAAAAAAGATTAAACAAAGATTTCGACTTGATAATTTTGGATATCAATTTACCGGATGGAGACGGAAGAAATTTTCTTAAATATATAAAGACTGAGACGGATACTCCTGTAATTTTTTTAACGGTAAAGAACGATGAAAAAAATATCGTAGAAGGGCTTGATCTTGGAGCTGAAGATTATATTACAAAACCTTTTAAACTTTCAATATTACATTCAAGGATAAATGCTGTTTTACGCAGAACAAGACATTCCTCAAATGAAATAATTGTTTTAGGTAAGTATAAACTGGATAAAAATCAAAAAAGACTTTTTAAAAACGAAAAAGAAATCGAATTAAGCTTGCAGGAATTTAATCTTATGCTCTTATTTATGGAAAATGCAAATCAAACCCTTACCCGGCCCCGCCTCTTAGAATTAATTTGGGATTCAAAAGATAATTTTGTAAACGACAATACCTTGACTGCAACCGTAAGGAGACTCAGGCAAAAACTGGACGAACCTCTATTAAAAACAATTCATGGAATAGGCTATAGGTTTGAATTATGA
- a CDS encoding sensor histidine kinase, with product MKRFYTKIGICSLFIILLFVNFFVIFIYKITERNFYLNLAQIIGASSSIDDSINSENNTPDNQDKPIEKILLSSLKTKNKTKEDEGKEILRKHGYIKSFIIFKNKVYDLFLLCGLSSIITIALFLVYNRYQSKKLKKRISSILSTAEKIKKGDYKFYKEKEDEFSLLEDSIYKSLILLTETRLIALNDKEEYKENLENIAHQLKIPITSINLMLELLEDNKADKNIFKTAHFQKIKKQITRLEHLTEALLKLARLDSGSIEMKKEVFLLEECLINSMESIEDKLRIKGLLPQLSLNGIKIKGDFYWLSEAFLNIIKNFSDLYPKVKNISISAKENTVYTQVSFENDGPEIPASDLKNIFRRFYKGQTNEGNGFGIGLAMSRTILKKHNTEIRAENTKSGTVFIVKFYKE from the coding sequence ATGAAAAGATTTTATACCAAAATCGGCATTTGCTCTTTATTTATAATTTTACTGTTTGTAAATTTTTTTGTAATTTTTATTTATAAAATAACCGAAAGGAATTTTTATTTAAACTTAGCACAAATAATCGGAGCAAGCAGCTCAATAGATGATAGTATAAATAGTGAAAACAACACACCCGATAATCAAGATAAACCCATTGAAAAAATTTTACTTTCAAGCTTAAAAACTAAAAACAAAACTAAAGAAGATGAAGGAAAAGAAATTTTAAGAAAACACGGATACATCAAAAGTTTTATCATTTTTAAAAATAAAGTTTATGACCTTTTTTTACTTTGTGGTCTATCCTCAATAATAACGATTGCCTTATTTTTAGTTTACAACCGATACCAAAGTAAAAAATTAAAAAAAAGAATATCTTCTATTCTTTCTACAGCAGAAAAAATTAAAAAAGGAGATTATAAATTCTATAAGGAAAAAGAAGATGAGTTTTCTCTATTGGAGGATTCAATATATAAGAGCCTTATTCTTTTGACTGAAACCCGTTTGATTGCCTTAAACGATAAAGAAGAATATAAAGAAAACCTTGAAAACATAGCTCATCAACTTAAAATACCTATTACTTCAATAAATTTAATGCTCGAGCTTTTAGAAGATAATAAAGCCGATAAGAATATTTTTAAGACTGCACATTTTCAAAAAATAAAAAAACAAATTACCCGTTTGGAACATTTAACTGAAGCGCTCTTAAAACTTGCCCGCCTTGATTCGGGAAGTATTGAAATGAAAAAAGAAGTCTTTTTACTTGAAGAATGTTTAATCAATTCTATGGAAAGCATCGAAGATAAGTTAAGAATAAAAGGCCTTTTACCTCAACTAAGTTTAAACGGAATTAAAATAAAGGGAGACTTTTACTGGCTCTCCGAAGCTTTTTTAAATATAATAAAAAACTTTTCTGACCTTTATCCCAAAGTAAAAAATATTTCCATCTCTGCAAAAGAAAATACAGTTTATACCCAAGTTTCTTTTGAAAATGACGGACCCGAAATACCGGCTTCCGACTTAAAAAATATCTTCCGCCGCTTTTATAAGGGCCAAACAAATGAAGGCAATGGCTTCGGCATAGGCCTTGCGATGAGCCGAACTATCTTAAAAAAACACAATACCGAAATCCGAGCCGAAAACACAAAATCAGGTACGGTTTTTATTGTTAAATTTTATAAAGAATAA
- a CDS encoding ABC transporter ATP-binding protein, which yields MQILKTENLTKIYNDQVRALNGVSISIERGEFVAVMGSSGSGKSTLLHILGGVDSPTSGTVYIDGEDISNLKEKDLALFRRRKIGLVYQFFNLIPNLSVKKNILLPILLDKKNPDQNYFDEIVSVLGLKEKLNSFPSELSGGQQQRVAIARSLIYRPSILLADEPTGNLDRKNSDEIIGLLKLSNKNYKQTIIMITHDERIALEADRIIKIEDGEIL from the coding sequence ATGCAGATATTAAAAACGGAAAATTTGACTAAGATTTATAACGATCAGGTGAGGGCCTTAAACGGCGTAAGTATTTCAATCGAACGGGGAGAATTTGTTGCGGTAATGGGCTCAAGCGGTTCGGGGAAATCAACTCTTTTACATATCTTGGGAGGAGTGGATAGTCCCACATCCGGTACGGTTTACATAGACGGAGAAGATATTTCAAACTTAAAAGAAAAGGACTTAGCTCTTTTTAGGAGAAGAAAGATAGGCCTTGTTTACCAATTCTTTAATTTGATTCCCAATTTATCTGTAAAAAAGAATATTCTATTGCCCATCTTACTTGATAAAAAAAATCCGGATCAAAATTATTTTGATGAAATAGTTTCGGTATTAGGATTAAAAGAAAAGCTAAATTCTTTTCCAAGTGAGCTTTCAGGAGGACAGCAGCAAAGAGTTGCTATTGCACGCAGCTTAATTTACCGTCCTTCAATTCTTTTAGCAGACGAACCGACGGGAAACTTGGACAGAAAAAACAGCGATGAAATTATCGGCCTATTAAAATTATCGAATAAAAACTATAAGCAGACAATTATTATGATAACCCATGACGAAAGAATTGCCTTAGAAGCCGATAGAATTATTAAAATCGAAGACGGAGAAATTTTATGA
- a CDS encoding ABC transporter permease, with amino-acid sequence MSIIREYTSNYVKVNRKSGIALFLSITAAVVLINAYIFFVYSVLMDSFKAIKKTNPWDAQTYEIPMSKVGIVEQNQNVKSISLEGADYCGKLKEDKSNNYIFIRSGDKRYWDDFSGNEFITEGRLPQNPNEIIVNSFFLNQNPNLKVGDTIKLSLGKRMYKDNELLAFDSPISGEEFIEKKEISLKICGSFLSFPGINQRASMGFYLFDPSSLTKDETIAVNIFLTSKLNAYKKLFEITENLGFERNKDGSYKIFINTSLLDMYGIKDPLRKRRSEMESLILKFLIGLIILTLIFVYLIYNIFEVWAAKRIKQIAMLKSIGAGKGHIFHSILFEAALLSIPPILTGILSGIGFNIFLFKQINKIANSAMAENTDIFSMPQYEFGILPIIFVIIFSFLTVLIASLIPAVRLSKINIIDSLKGNIEKSKKYKRKIFTDGAWEKENRKNNFRTFRGTSNAIFISYILLFSLLTLITVNFIREDHKYYESKNEIKLSYCLVNEDEQFDCSAKNIFSPIQNREECLSSYYYVSLDSWFICSDENISAQFKEESWFEQKHQGRYFWKEGKSKKLNAKIYGLDNETFKKLLTSIGEDEASYYAEDFYKAILVNRVQKDWRIPYRNSQFIPLLDPNIKEINCSLQKKLEPSTESQKKDSSKTQVPILIGKTISDTDLIETKVPLYSILLILPIEKGEKLRKAQIAFDKENAEFFRDGLLYSLFLTTEKESIVPLRKTIEQIMKPALRGENMYWQSDIFIEKLSAESSNNFFKAVFFSFLFLVLLAGCINSYSAIMLNLRTRKNEFAILRSVGADSNIITNLFYKEAAGFLIKPLLKALPFFLGIAAIFIIRFDEVFVLNFLLSFNWGFFLFYSLCLSASIIISYHFGKKEVTGGEIISEIDKF; translated from the coding sequence ATGAGCATTATCAGAGAATATACTTCAAATTATGTAAAAGTAAACAGAAAAAGCGGTATTGCTTTATTTCTTTCTATCACTGCAGCCGTAGTTTTAATAAACGCTTATATCTTTTTTGTGTACAGTGTTCTAATGGATTCTTTTAAGGCAATAAAAAAAACAAACCCTTGGGATGCTCAAACCTATGAGATTCCTATGAGCAAGGTCGGTATAGTAGAGCAAAACCAAAATGTAAAATCCATAAGTCTTGAAGGAGCAGATTATTGCGGTAAATTAAAAGAAGACAAGTCAAATAACTATATTTTTATCAGGAGCGGAGATAAAAGATATTGGGATGATTTTTCGGGTAATGAATTTATAACGGAAGGAAGGCTTCCTCAAAACCCTAACGAAATAATTGTAAACAGCTTTTTTTTAAATCAAAATCCGAATCTTAAAGTCGGGGATACAATAAAACTGAGCTTGGGTAAAAGAATGTACAAGGACAATGAACTTTTAGCCTTTGACTCTCCCATAAGCGGAGAAGAGTTTATCGAAAAAAAAGAAATCTCTCTTAAAATATGCGGTTCTTTTTTAAGTTTTCCCGGTATAAACCAAAGAGCATCTATGGGATTTTATCTTTTTGATCCATCGTCATTAACAAAAGATGAAACCATTGCCGTAAATATTTTTTTAACTTCCAAATTAAATGCTTATAAAAAATTATTTGAAATTACTGAAAACTTAGGATTTGAGCGAAACAAAGACGGAAGCTATAAAATTTTTATAAATACTTCGCTTTTGGATATGTACGGAATAAAAGATCCCTTACGCAAGAGGCGTTCCGAAATGGAAAGTTTAATTTTAAAATTTTTAATCGGACTCATTATTTTAACCCTCATCTTTGTTTATCTTATCTACAATATCTTTGAAGTTTGGGCAGCAAAGAGAATTAAACAGATAGCCATGTTAAAAAGCATAGGCGCAGGAAAAGGACATATTTTTCATAGTATCTTATTTGAAGCTGCATTGTTAAGCATTCCTCCTATTTTGACCGGTATTCTTTCAGGTATAGGTTTTAATATTTTTTTGTTTAAGCAAATTAATAAAATTGCAAATTCGGCTATGGCAGAAAACACCGATATTTTTTCGATGCCTCAATACGAATTCGGTATTTTACCGATTATTTTTGTTATAATATTTTCTTTTCTTACGGTACTCATAGCTTCGCTTATACCGGCTGTCAGGCTTTCAAAAATAAACATCATAGACTCATTAAAAGGAAATATAGAAAAATCAAAAAAATATAAACGAAAAATTTTTACCGATGGAGCTTGGGAAAAAGAAAACCGCAAAAATAATTTTAGAACATTTAGAGGCACGAGCAATGCAATTTTTATCTCATATATTTTACTCTTCAGCTTATTGACTTTAATTACCGTAAATTTTATTCGAGAAGATCATAAATATTATGAGTCAAAGAATGAAATAAAACTGAGCTATTGTTTGGTAAATGAAGATGAACAATTCGACTGCTCCGCTAAAAATATTTTTTCTCCCATTCAAAACAGAGAAGAGTGTTTATCTTCTTACTATTATGTGTCTTTAGATTCTTGGTTCATTTGTTCCGATGAAAATATTTCCGCTCAGTTTAAAGAAGAGTCTTGGTTTGAACAAAAACATCAGGGAAGATATTTTTGGAAGGAAGGTAAAAGTAAAAAACTTAATGCAAAGATATATGGGCTTGACAATGAAACCTTTAAAAAACTTTTAACTTCTATAGGCGAAGATGAAGCTTCTTATTATGCGGAAGATTTTTATAAGGCAATTCTTGTAAACCGCGTACAAAAGGATTGGCGCATTCCATATAGAAATTCACAGTTTATCCCCCTTCTCGATCCAAACATAAAAGAAATAAATTGTTCCTTACAAAAAAAATTAGAGCCTTCTACGGAATCTCAAAAAAAAGATAGTTCTAAAACTCAAGTTCCGATTCTTATCGGAAAAACAATAAGCGATACCGATTTAATAGAAACAAAGGTTCCGCTCTATTCCATTCTTTTAATCTTACCGATTGAAAAAGGTGAAAAACTCCGCAAAGCTCAAATTGCCTTTGATAAGGAAAACGCAGAATTCTTTCGAGACGGTCTTTTATATTCTCTCTTTTTAACAACGGAAAAAGAAAGTATAGTCCCTTTACGGAAAACCATTGAGCAGATAATGAAGCCCGCCCTGCGGGGAGAAAATATGTATTGGCAGTCAGACATCTTTATCGAAAAACTTTCAGCTGAAAGCAGCAATAATTTTTTTAAGGCCGTTTTTTTCTCATTTTTATTTTTGGTGCTGCTCGCAGGCTGCATAAACAGCTATTCTGCAATTATGCTTAATTTAAGAACACGAAAAAATGAGTTTGCAATTTTAAGATCCGTCGGGGCCGATTCAAATATAATCACAAACCTTTTTTATAAGGAAGCAGCCGGCTTTTTAATCAAACCGCTCCTAAAAGCTCTTCCATTCTTTTTAGGTATTGCCGCAATTTTTATTATCAGATTTGATGAAGTTTTTGTTTTAAACTTTTTACTTTCGTTTAATTGGGGCTTTTTCTTATTTTACAGTCTGTGCTTAAGCGCCTCGATTATCATTTCATATCATTTCGGTAAAAAAGAAGTTACAGGAGGAGAAATAATAAGCGAGATAGATAAGTTTTAA
- a CDS encoding lipoate--protein ligase: MKYLETYSNDPEYNLAFEEYCFRHLPLENDEYFFLWQNGPAVIIGKNQNAYQEVNDDYVSEHNLKVVRRITGGGAVYHDLGNLNFSFVAKTKENQTIDFKRYYIPIINALEKIGVKAELSGRNDVTIDGQKCIGASQSVWQGRVLSNGCILFDVRLEELSKALNVRKEKLESKGVKSVRARVTNIKPHLKRDISISDFKAELLKAIFELEGQEPVEYKLSASELEGVKKIYAERFSLKEWNYGASPKAEYSHYERFPIGSIEVFFNVKNAKISGLKIHGDFFGTKDVAEIEKFLEGCEYEKNAVSKKLAETDLKAYFGAIEKDEFIEMFFR; the protein is encoded by the coding sequence ATGAAATACTTAGAAACTTATTCAAATGATCCTGAATATAATTTGGCTTTTGAGGAATATTGTTTTAGGCATCTGCCGCTTGAAAACGATGAATACTTTTTTTTATGGCAGAATGGGCCTGCCGTAATTATAGGTAAAAATCAAAATGCTTATCAGGAAGTAAATGATGATTATGTGAGTGAGCATAATCTTAAGGTTGTCCGCCGCATAACCGGAGGCGGGGCTGTATATCATGACCTCGGCAATTTAAATTTTTCTTTTGTTGCAAAAACAAAGGAAAATCAAACGATTGATTTTAAACGCTACTATATTCCGATTATAAATGCCTTGGAAAAAATCGGCGTTAAGGCGGAGCTTTCCGGCAGAAATGATGTTACTATAGACGGGCAAAAATGTATCGGTGCTTCACAGTCTGTTTGGCAGGGCAGGGTTTTGAGTAACGGCTGTATTCTTTTTGATGTCCGCTTGGAAGAACTTTCAAAAGCTCTTAATGTGCGTAAGGAAAAGCTTGAATCAAAGGGCGTAAAAAGCGTTCGGGCCAGGGTTACAAATATAAAGCCCCACTTAAAGCGGGATATTTCGATTTCGGATTTTAAGGCCGAATTATTAAAAGCTATCTTTGAACTTGAAGGTCAAGAACCTGTAGAATACAAACTTTCCGCTTCGGAGCTTGAGGGTGTAAAAAAAATATATGCCGAAAGGTTTTCCCTTAAAGAATGGAACTATGGAGCTTCTCCCAAGGCCGAATACTCCCACTATGAAAGGTTCCCCATAGGAAGCATTGAAGTATTTTTTAATGTTAAAAATGCAAAGATTTCCGGCTTAAAAATTCATGGAGACTTTTTCGGTACAAAGGATGTTGCCGAAATTGAAAAATTCTTGGAAGGCTGCGAATACGAAAAAAATGCCGTAAGCAAAAAACTCGCGGAAACCGATTTAAAAGCCTATTTCGGTGCAATCGAAAAAGACGAATTTATAGAAATGTTTTTTAGGTAA